Proteins encoded together in one Schistocerca americana isolate TAMUIC-IGC-003095 chromosome 8, iqSchAmer2.1, whole genome shotgun sequence window:
- the LOC124545740 gene encoding AP-3 complex subunit sigma-like yields MGDGQRLVLQARLIARVQERCRHNMSEIFDCADLLGTDSRGAFRRLDTLVVLFGIDGGESPLYILDLIDAFIHALRAHFGTPDQLVERAFALRLDEVSHLLDEMVQGGLVLEAEPDEAVAHLRAQLDSDPARGRSSSVSCFLSGLATKLRK; encoded by the coding sequence ATGGGAGACGGGCAGCGGCTCGTCTTACAGGCGCGGCTTATAGCTCGCGTGCAGGAGCGCTGCAGGCACAACATGAGCGAGATATTTGACTGCGCGGACCTGCTGGGGACGGATTCGCGTGGCGCGTTCCGCCGACTCGACACACTCGTCGTGCTGTTCGGGATAGACGGAGGAGAATCGCCGCTCTACATCCTCGATCTGATCGACGCCTTCATTCACGCGCTTCGCGCGCACTTCGGAACACCTGACCAGCTGGTGGAACGTGCTTTCGCGCTGCGTCTGGACGAGGTGTCGCACTTGCTGGACGAGATGGTGCAGGGCGGCCTGGTGCTCGAGGCAGAGCCTGACGAGGCGGTGGCTCACCTGAGGGCCCAGTTGGACAGCGACCCAGCAAGAGGCCGGTCTTCGTCAGTGAGCTGCTTCCTCTCGGGTCTCGCGACGAAGCTCCGCAAGTGA